The following coding sequences lie in one Leucobacter allii genomic window:
- a CDS encoding phage tail family protein, protein MAWDWTLTTEDRQITFGDDENLFVVDSWSVEPGKLRVDDREVPRGDGLRFGQDFRAGQVASFSLWVNGGDEATASAALSEFGAAWRNDTGRRIGGAMATLRHPQGRCAYGRPRGFTPDSNRIEQGWAKIKAEFECVDELWYGPEEVTEVSFVPPATGGLEFPAEAPFTFDSGPTVRNGSVIVSGDVASWPVFEILGPVANPEIDIIGVGRLVFRTTLAADQFLVVDTRPWARWVKRGYASNPTVLAALPGALDASGARLSDVALQPGAYSILLRGYDTTGTAKLRVRCEPAFTSF, encoded by the coding sequence GTGGCCTGGGATTGGACGCTCACTACCGAGGATCGACAGATCACATTCGGTGACGACGAAAACTTGTTCGTGGTCGACTCGTGGTCTGTCGAGCCCGGCAAGCTCCGAGTGGATGATCGCGAAGTCCCACGCGGTGACGGGCTCAGGTTCGGACAGGATTTCCGGGCAGGGCAGGTCGCTTCATTCTCGCTTTGGGTGAACGGGGGAGATGAAGCGACTGCTTCTGCTGCGTTGTCCGAGTTCGGTGCCGCGTGGCGCAACGACACGGGGCGACGGATCGGTGGCGCGATGGCGACGCTACGTCACCCGCAGGGGCGATGCGCCTATGGTCGCCCCCGCGGGTTCACCCCCGACTCGAACCGTATTGAGCAGGGCTGGGCGAAGATCAAGGCCGAGTTCGAGTGTGTGGATGAACTCTGGTACGGACCGGAAGAGGTCACGGAGGTGTCGTTCGTGCCGCCGGCGACTGGTGGTTTGGAGTTCCCCGCGGAGGCACCGTTCACGTTCGATTCGGGTCCAACCGTCCGGAATGGGTCGGTGATCGTGTCGGGTGATGTGGCGTCGTGGCCGGTGTTTGAGATTCTCGGGCCGGTCGCGAACCCGGAGATCGACATCATCGGGGTAGGGCGGCTGGTCTTCAGGACGACGTTGGCGGCGGATCAGTTCTTGGTGGTGGATACGCGGCCGTGGGCTCGGTGGGTGAAGCGTGGGTATGCGTCGAACCCGACTGTGTTGGCGGCGTTGCCTGGCGCGTTGGATGCGTCGGGGGCGCGCTTGTCGGATGTGGCGCTGCAACCGGGCGCGTATTCGATTCTGCTGCGCGGGTATGACACGACCGGTACGGCGAAGTTGCGGGTGCGGTGTGAGCCCGCGTTCACGAGTTTTTAG
- a CDS encoding tape measure protein codes for MAQEVGVAYVTLLPSGRGFGKSVEGQIDSAVAKSERKTEGFFSKVGTGIKRVGLGVAALVGTVGTLAVGGGISRALNIEDAQAKLKGLGHDTKSVEAIMTNALASVKGTAFGLDAAATTAASAVASGIKPGQELERYLRLTADAATIAGISMEEMGSIINKVQAKGVAQMDDLNRLTERGVPILQMLADEYGVTADEMSSMVSRGEVDAERFRKALEDNVSGAALASGDTTRGAFANMMAALSRLGLVFVEDALGGAKQFFNEMTVIFDGLGERFGPWVDDIKSKLSGMFEIEGMGDRFLEGFDRLVDAISNGPVPQLLEALSPLLPVVADAAALIGGALGDAFYEIGEALAPVLPLIAEDLANALVEIIPPLADLLVALLPLVGPLAEILAAVAPIVTQLVDFLLPAIEWLVDLLSDQIGLDLLASGFRDGKVSAEEFVDGIVAIGGPIANFIIWLLQTGVQLSNFVKDVVLGAATIWAAIRNAFSNVMSFASTAWSVVSSVVSSAVGTMISVVQGLPGQIMGALSGAATWLVQTGRDIIQGLINGVASMIGSAVSAVKNVGGAMLDGVKSFLGIHSPSRVFRDQVGKMVGLGLLEGIEDQAIAGRIDTAVNHMVAMPEDARSASFPGSVTLVDEDGSILARARVVADRAIDSFQGQMGAAMRYAQMGV; via the coding sequence ATGGCGCAAGAGGTTGGTGTTGCCTACGTCACGCTGCTGCCATCAGGCCGCGGCTTCGGCAAGTCGGTTGAAGGCCAGATCGACTCCGCCGTGGCGAAGTCGGAGCGGAAGACCGAAGGGTTCTTCTCGAAGGTCGGCACGGGGATAAAGCGTGTCGGGCTTGGCGTAGCAGCGCTTGTCGGCACAGTCGGAACGCTTGCTGTCGGGGGCGGCATCAGCCGCGCGCTGAATATCGAGGATGCTCAGGCAAAGCTCAAGGGGCTCGGCCACGATACGAAGTCCGTCGAAGCGATCATGACGAATGCGCTCGCTTCGGTGAAGGGCACTGCGTTCGGGCTCGATGCGGCAGCTACGACCGCGGCTTCGGCTGTCGCATCCGGCATCAAGCCTGGCCAGGAACTCGAGCGGTATCTACGCCTCACGGCGGATGCGGCCACCATCGCGGGCATCTCGATGGAGGAGATGGGCTCCATCATCAACAAGGTCCAGGCCAAGGGCGTGGCGCAGATGGACGACCTGAACCGGCTCACAGAGCGCGGCGTACCGATCCTGCAGATGCTTGCTGACGAGTACGGGGTGACGGCCGACGAGATGTCCTCGATGGTGTCTCGGGGTGAGGTAGACGCCGAGCGGTTCCGAAAGGCGCTTGAAGACAACGTGAGTGGCGCTGCGCTGGCGTCAGGCGACACGACACGTGGTGCATTCGCGAACATGATGGCGGCACTGTCGCGTCTGGGCCTCGTCTTCGTGGAAGACGCACTGGGTGGAGCCAAGCAGTTCTTCAACGAGATGACGGTCATCTTCGATGGCCTAGGTGAGCGCTTCGGTCCCTGGGTAGATGACATCAAGTCGAAGCTCTCTGGGATGTTCGAGATCGAGGGCATGGGGGACCGCTTCCTCGAGGGGTTCGACCGACTGGTTGATGCCATCAGCAACGGGCCAGTACCTCAACTGCTTGAGGCGCTTTCGCCGCTACTTCCTGTGGTCGCGGATGCAGCAGCCTTGATCGGTGGAGCTTTGGGCGACGCCTTCTACGAAATTGGCGAGGCGCTCGCCCCGGTGCTGCCGCTCATCGCTGAAGATCTCGCGAATGCGCTTGTCGAGATCATCCCGCCTCTTGCTGACTTGCTGGTTGCGTTGCTTCCGCTAGTCGGCCCGCTCGCGGAGATCCTCGCTGCAGTAGCGCCGATCGTCACTCAGTTGGTTGACTTCCTGCTGCCGGCTATCGAATGGCTCGTAGACCTACTCTCGGATCAGATCGGCCTTGACCTGCTGGCTTCGGGCTTCCGGGACGGGAAAGTCAGCGCGGAAGAGTTCGTGGATGGGATCGTCGCTATCGGCGGCCCGATAGCGAACTTCATCATCTGGCTTCTTCAGACCGGTGTCCAGCTCAGCAACTTTGTCAAGGATGTCGTTCTCGGTGCGGCTACGATCTGGGCGGCAATTCGAAACGCGTTCTCGAATGTGATGAGTTTCGCATCAACTGCATGGAGCGTTGTTTCGTCGGTGGTGTCGTCCGCGGTCGGCACGATGATCTCCGTAGTCCAGGGCCTGCCAGGCCAGATCATGGGCGCCCTTTCTGGTGCCGCAACATGGCTAGTGCAGACCGGCCGCGACATCATCCAAGGCCTCATTAACGGAGTGGCATCCATGATCGGCTCCGCGGTTTCAGCCGTGAAGAACGTGGGCGGGGCAATGCTCGACGGCGTCAAGTCCTTCCTCGGTATCCATTCACCGTCACGAGTGTTCCGTGACCAGGTCGGGAAAATGGTCGGCCTGGGCCTCCTCGAGGGCATCGAGGATCAGGCGATCGCAGGCCGCATCGACACTGCAGTGAACCACATGGTGGCAATGCCGGAGGACGCCCGTTCGGCCTCGTTCCCTGGGTCCGTGACTCTCGTGGATGAGGACGGGTCAATTCTCGCTCGAGCTCGTGTCGTTGCGGATCGTGCGATCGACAGTTTTCAGGGCCAGATGGGTGCCGCAATGCGTTACGCGCAGATGGGAGTGTGA